The segment TACCAAGAGGGGTTCCATGgcatgatatttttctttaaaggtCCAATTCCATTTAATGTTGGAATAAGGGCCATGGAcgatttaatacaatttttgaagaaaaacctCTAGCAAAAATGATGATATATaggatttttataaattttgtatttatagaATATGTCAGTTtagatattattaaaatgtattgaGAAAAATCTCTTCACTGTTTTATGGAAGTGTTCATAAATGCATTGTTTTCTCTCTAAAACacgtcatacatgtacatgcaatggGGATTAACGTAAAATATACTGGATTTAAATTAAGTTTTGCTAACATCTCAATGGTGAatataaaattaagaaagaaCACTTCACCAAACGGTGCAGTTGATACCTAAAGTGGAACTTTGGGAAGTCCAAAACAAGCAAAATTGTTAGTGCAACTTTAACTGCAGTAGTTTACTCTTTAACACGCAAAGAGTTATTTAAAGCTCTCATGTCGTCCATCTGAATTCTTTTCATAGCGGAAGCTACAGACACACTGCCAACCGGGTGTCGGGTAAAAATCTTGCTTACTTAATAAAATAGTTTCATTTGCAGCATCACGTGACgatgaatatttcaaaagagATATTTTCTATTCATCCGATTGcggaataaataataaattaacagAAACGATATCGATTACCTTTATTTGCTGAATAAAACTTAACTTAAAAGAAATCTCATTTGAAGCACGATTTTAACCTCTTTACTTGATGAGATAATCTAACATAATAGTGTCATAAATGAACTATAATGAAATGCAACACTGCATTAAATGATGTTACCactgtatataatgatgttaccactgcatGTAATGATAttaccactgcatataatgatattactattgcatataaatgaaataccagttcaaataatatgaaattgaccataaggcagctatggcgttccatacaaCACGGTTcctttaatttttacttttatttatccACACAATATTACCCGGCCATCGATCGTAGGATGATTCTAACAGACTATCCTGCATTGACAATGCATGCGGTAAAAAGTCACGGTTCACCATAAACTTGATGATTGAGTCCCTGATGGATGGGTTATTGCTATAAGTCCACTCCATGAACACCGCTTTCACAAACacttgtttaaagaaatatgtcCCTCCTTCCAATACAAAGTGTTCGTAGCCCTCTACATCCATCTTGATGACCACGCGGCTAGGTTTGTCCGGAAGTCCAAGAATATCATCCAACAGGATTGTATTAACAGGGTTGGCGTATTCGCCATTCATAACTATCTGAGCTTTTTTCACGGGGTTCTCTTGATTTACAAACGTGCCTCCCACATTGTTTAAATCCTTGCCCAATGTCACTTGCATATGGCGACTTGATATTGCATTTGCGATTATTGTCACTAAATCTCCGAGTTTACCTTTATGAACTGAACAGCATAGTCTTTTGATATTATCTATGAGCGGTTCTACAGCTATTGTCTTCCGACCTAGTTTTGCCATTTCGAGGGTAAACGCGCCTATGTTGGCCCCGATATCTAGAAACGTCAAAGATGGGTCTTCTTGCAACAATTTCACCATGGGTACGGCTAAATGATGCTCCCATCTCCCAGTTCGTATTATATCATGAGAAACATACTTATCTTGTGTCTCTGAGTAAACAAATATAGGTGTCTGTCCAGACAAAGTGTTTAATGTTGCCTCCTGGAAATCTTTCACTTTCACTCCTTCACACATAGGAGAAAGGCTCCAAGAGCCGTTCCAGTTATAGATCCGAACATCACTCATCAATGACTTCTGTTCGTTATGTTTTGTTGTAGCTGCTGATTTCTCCTTTATTTTACTTTCTTCTAGTTGTTTTGATAAATTAGCTTTAAGTACTGGCAATGACAAATTCTTGATTTTTTCCAATGTTGTTTCTAACTTCTTAATTTGATCTGTATTCGTCAGTGTAATGTCACtacttttcaaattttcagccTTTTGATTCGCTTGTTTTTCTACCTTGTTCACAGATTTATTGGTTTCCTCTGGCCTTAGTTGAACTGTTGTCTTTTTTGTCGtcggtgttgttgttgttgtcttcCTCGCCGTAGTGGACAGAACTTCGATTTTTGCTGCACCTAGATCAAATGGGTTACCCTCTTGGATATAACGCCTCTCCTCTGCTTCTACATGACCCTCGGCCTTTTCCCGGGAGCGGCCATGGTCTAGATTAAGTGCACTGTATTTGGACACGCTTCTTCCTCTCATGTAAAAATGGACGATTCCGAGCAGCATACAGATAAATGCCACAGCGAGgataaaatgttgtttcttCATTTCTTTGGAAAAGAATAAGATAAGAAAGTAAACGTTGGTATTTGTAACACAATTTCAAGTTTTCATGAATTTATGATACAGAAATTTTGGTCGAAGGTATTGCAATGTGTAATCTTTACACagttcaaacaaacaaaaatgtaaacattcactGACTCGACAAGAGCCGAAAGTGATTATGAACAAGGGGGTCAATGTTTGAGGGAGAAAAATAGACAAAAGCATGAATAACCCTACAATATTATTCAAAGACAAAAGCtacatcaaatattttcaagaaataatcAACACAGTATTCACAATAAAACCAAGAAGAAAATTATATACCTTATTTCCGTTTGATTGATTTATAGAAAATTATAGATAAAAGCATGAACAACCTTAAAGACTTTTTGAACCCTATAAGGCACATAATTGGAACCTATTTAATTCAGAAATATCATAATCAGCGATTGTCCTAATCTCCTGAAAATAACAAAGAATGAAACTGTTTTGCCTTCATTAGGAGACATATTTCTATCTTACCTGTTTAGGATTCCAATGTTGTGGGGGACCTCTCTCCCGATCAATAGTGTTATCAATGGCCGATAAAGAACGGACTCCGTCGACACTGCAAACCACTGACAAGTTACACGCcccttatttttttcccttttaaacagattttaatcatatttatttaatctaCCAAATGcggataaaaaatatatttctttccgCCTTGTAATGTACTAACAAGGACGGTTAAGAATGCTCATTTTAAacaaagtttcatttttttacaatttgtttcGAATTCGTCATCATGAGTATGTTGTACGATATTTTTAGAGTTAATGGGTGGCAAAAAGaatattatattaattgtaactcggaaaatttaaaagatcaatgaaagaaaaaaaaaggagttTTTGTACGGCATCAGAAATCTAACGAATTCTTTTAATTTCGGAAAGTAATTCAGCTGGGATATGGAAATTTACATACGAGTAATAACTGAGTTTCCCTACGAGACAGAAGACGAATAAGTAATTAGAAATTGTTTGTACACAAAACACAGCGGACCCTGTAATAGATATCGTGACAATTAGTTTCACTCTTCCAATCACAGAAACAAACAGGCTTTGGTGGAAAACTGACTTCTCTACTTGCTGATAAAGCCTCATCTGTGTTCAACACCTCCTGTCCCTTTTGTGTGTCTGTTTATATATACCTTTGTGATCTCCAGTGCAAGAATTCTAAAAGAGGGACTGAAAGACATAGACACAAAATGATTCCTATGTAGACGCGCAGTCTCAGCGTTTTGTTGTGGaatataaattaaacataaaccGTCTTTCACTTGTTAGCAAAAGCTGACTTTGTCCTGTTCGACATTTTAGGTACTACTATTACAACTTTTTCTATGTTGTTGAATggataagaaaataaatgaattgaattgatctTTTATCACCTGCAGATTTGTATTTCAACTAGCATTCATTATAAAACACTTTATTCATggaattgttaatatttaagATAACTAATTTAAGCTTTAAGCTACCCGAGAACATGGATGGGAGAAAAAGTGTAATTGaccaaattttcaattacatgtaattgcaattgagttaagcatttaaaaaaacccacacaaatGCCACAATTAGTTCCCGATActttttgttaacatttaattatttatccaTTTGATTATGAATAGCTGTTCTTGCcacaattgtttaaaaaagttatcatatcttttttttctctctcaataATGTAATTATTTCTTTCCTAGCAAATATCCCTTTCTTCTAAATCATTATTTATCTTATTTgagacaaaaaaatatttctgtgtGATCTTACCaataagataattttaatttagtttCATCACaactttcataaaaataagaaatacatgtactagtaggTGGTAAAGCTATAAATCCAATGCCTTGATGTTAGCTTTCAACAGGCagatcatacatgtaacatacacAGATTTCAATATGAAATTGGTGGACAAAATTAGATTCAAATAAATCTTGTAACTTCGAATTTCTTTATTGAGGATATGTTTCACCACAATCACCAGTGTATGACGTAGAACATCCCCGACCCATTCTGTATGTTAATGGTGTCGAGGTGCAGTCCTCCTACACAATCCTTTTGGTGGATTATCTTGAAACGAGAAAAAAAAGTCTTACAATAACATGTACATACCTTGTACTTATTTCACAAAATGCAATTGAATAAAAGTGGTTTTAAGTGgtgttaaattttcaagaaatctgaAAATCCAAcccaattttgaaaaatatgcaCTTCATGAATGTAGTAAACTTACCATAAAATTTGTTGCACTGGTGCATTTGATGAATATCCCAGAAATGACCAAATTCTGACCAAATCCAAACATATTGATTGGGGTGTAAGGCGGTATATCGGAGCAATGTTCAATGACCTGTAAATAGAATATGTTTTCAAACTAACACAAGTCAGAAAAACAATATTGCTTGAATGatagataaaaataaacttCATGAAATTCTACtttttgaatataatatatgagaactgttgtaatttttcatatacattttgtaGCCCTAAAATCGAATTTAAGAGCATAAATAAGTTTTGAAGAATATGTGTCAGTAACGATACTTAGTAAACAACTATAGCGTTTTGCAACAGTTCTTGTGTATATGTTATACTTTTCTCCCTTGAGTCCAGTTTGAAGGTTTTGGTGCAAAGCAGTATTTCATCAAAACAGCTTCGTTCATGGAATCGCCCCCCGAACAAGGTCGCGCATGCTCATGGTAAATCGGTTCATGTTTACCAAGATCAATAACAACTTCGACATTATTGCAAGTATGGtcatctaaaaacaaaaatagttcAGGTGAGTAGATTTCTCGATAACTTGGTATTGTATACTgctaacatttaaacaataaaatgctttcttttgtgattcTTGGGGGATAAAAAGGTTGCGACATTGCAGAAGAAATACACAATCctcgttagcgggttatgtaaattttttctacaatgatcgctaccttcataacccgcatgaatcatcaaagaaaatattttattgtttatatttatatctttcttttaactaaataaCAAAGTGGTagtaaaaagtaagttaaatcCAGTAAATTGCtgtgaatgtacataagtacgttagctaaaagaaacagccaaatcgtctcctgtgagactgaGTCTGACATCAGCataattatttcgtgcagtccgggatttAAAGAGGGCTAacgatttcagtcctgtcaatttcagccgctgtagatatCGACCAATAGATAAACGgggtgtgtagatttcagtctgaccgtttctatagagctatgaattaactatacgTTTCCGTAAGACATAGAGCGAATCATACtcggtggatgtaaatatattttaataaaaaggaaagaaaattaTACTGTATATGTTTAGATTCATTATGATATTTCTTTGGCCtagatttcatgaaaatcattACTTTTTTATTCCTTAAGATATACAATTGATTAACGATcgactttaacattttttttaaaaagaatattaaacAAGATTTACTATTTCATCGAGTGAATTAACTACAGCTTAATTACGTTGAATCTCTAAAGATTGCAATCAATGCTTTACATGTATTGGAGCTTTGCGGTGTAGTTGGCGGAGCTAAAGTTGTGGGTAGTGGTCTTGGACTAGAAGTGGAGCTGGTACTGGTGGTGCTGGTAGTCGTCGTCCCTTTAGTGGTAGTGGTAGTGGTAGTAGAAGTGGTAGGTGGGGGCTGGGTACTTGGTACAGGTGTAGCTCTAGGTGAGGTACTTGGTACAGGTGTAGCTCTAGGTGAGGTACTTGGTACAGGTGTAGCTCTAGGTGAGGTACTTGGTACAGGTGTAGCTCTAGGTGAGGTACTTGGTACAGGTGTAGCTCTAGGTGAGGTCGTACTTTGTTTACTCGGAGTCATTCTTGGAGAAGTTGTTTGTGGGACTGGATGAGGTGTCAGAGTGACTGCAGCTTTATAGTGGTAGGCACAAGAtgaattttgatatattaatttgATGTACAGTGTAATCAATTGcaagaattttacaattaagGGAGCATATTGATAATGATATTGGGTTAAATACGTCATCACAGAAAGGCGCCATAAGCATTAGGCATTGAAATTCATTCACTTATTAATAACTTAACATCTAATGCATTTACTCCAAATTATGTTGCAGTTAAACAAATAGGGGGTACAGTAAACTTACAGTAAACTAGCACTTCCTGCAAagcaatttcattttgtttaatttttaacctGCTAAAACAGATTTGATATAGTTACCTGGACTAACTGTAACCAAGAATGTTTGACATGGTTTTGGTTGAATCCCTGCAATGAAAATAGATATTTAATTGtatgaaatgaattaaacaaaCTCTTAGAAAGAACTTTTCTATGAAACTAAGACGTGTACTACCATTCAATGTTTGGTCGGGTCCCGGGCATGATTGTATGTTAACACCTGAATCCCGTCTTATAAAGCCTACCTGGTAGatagcaatttaaaaaaattaaaagaaataagggTTATCATTTGTAATATActgaaacaataaaaacatctcATATCAAGATAACAAGGTACTCGTTCGATGCTTTCGGACATTTATCACATAAAAACTGACTATGGTGCTTTCGGTTACAAGTGCACGAAACCTACATCAAATCTGATCATCTTTTTTTGATTGATAATCATTTACAGATTACTATAAGTATTTGATTAGTTCATTGCAAAAGAAAATTTCAGAGACAGAATCATCATCTACGAACCTTCCTGTCGTGAATGACTGGGAACCAGCCCTCGGGCGAGATGACGGACGGTGCTATAGCTTTACAGTGGCTGGGACTGAGGTCCACTGAAAAGGACGAATCCTGTAGGTACAGAAATCCGATGATCTGGCTGGTCCGGTCCGGACACTCAAAGATCACCAGCTGGGGGTGGTTTGTATTACAGATACAAGCATGCTGTGTTGTGGACGTTTTTAGAAGGAGGGCGGATGCCTTAAGCTTGTTCAACCCAACACAAACACATAAAGCAATTGACAGCAGGCGAAGCAGCGGCATCTGTCGGTGTAAGGAAGCAACTATACACTAACACCACCGAATGTTCCAAATTTAACAAGAAACTGGGATTTATATTTTGTCTAAACCAAATATGTTCGTTAAATATCAGATGCGACAtcaattagaaatattttacatttgattaTCAATTACTTACATCAGTTCCTGTGTGTTCTGAACAGATCTAAATAGAGAAACGTTAGGGTAGTTGTTCCGATGTAACTAGTTTCAGATGACATTACTTGTATCTGTTTGTTGTAAACACAAGAACTGGTCCATGTTGGTTTACCAATTTTTGGTTGCCAGAGTTCACTTCTCATTAGCCTGATAACGAAATGGCGATGTACAGAAGTGTTGATGAAACTTAACCTATATTTGATCATCAAAGTATACAAGTTGTACTGATACAAAACTTCGTACCCATAGACAAATTCTGTCAACTCTGAAAACTTCCGCTGTGCACGGTCTTTATCTGTAACGTCAACACAAGACCTCGAATTTGGTTAATGCAAGTACATATGTACCAACAATATTACTTTCGGTGATTTCAAAGTCTGCTCCAAATTATCAACGTTTGTTCAGAGTTGAAAtaagatttttctattttaattatcTAGCGTCATTTAGTGGTGTCTGTAATAGTTATATGCAATTTGTACCTTGGGCgtagaaaaaatatactttaCTGGTTTTAAACAGTAATAAGAATTCCAACTCATGTAAGATGGGTTGCTGGTTGTAGCAATTTTTATACTATTTCAATCTTATTTTGTAAAAGAGGTTTGTATAAGGCTAGTGTACACATtgaattttaaaggtaaattaaTATGTGGaagttttctttacttaataataGTTAAGAGCTAaaagttaaataataaaatcttagGTTGATAcgatgggtaatttgttgaccagcTAGCCTCCTTAATGcacatttaataaatttaacacAGTAGTGAGGTAATGTATGTTCTTCCATACaagtaattgattaaaaaatgttgtgcaACATATGCGGACACTCGATTTTAATCAAAGACAAGGATGTTTCCTATCCATTCACTTTTATCAAATGATGTTAAGATTAACATATAACTTACTAGAAACTGTAATTTGCAAACCTAACTAATTGATGAAGAAttgtaagaaattttttttttttgcaacaaTAAAAAACATCGATCAAGCTCCAAATTGTGCAAAAAGAAGTTCAATGATGTAAAAAGGCGATTGTTGAATAACTGTACTAAGAATTTACGTGTAGAAAATTCGAAATATATTGAAGCAATAATAATTATTGACCGGATGCCGAATCAATGTaggaaaaaacttcaaattaattcaaaagTGTTCATTTCTCATCACAATCTTGATTTCCGTCAGAATTTTTTGCAATAGACTTAATGACCttgtcatatttaaaattgagaCAGGCTTTATAACTGAGGAAAACAAGAATTCCCTTGGGGGATTTTTATAGTCTCAAGGTCAAAATTTATCTTTATGTGCCGTAGAGGTGACCAAGATGGGTAGACCCTCCCCGAAATTCCAAGTTAACCAATGTACAAGTAGAATCCCCCGTGGTTCCAACTCTGATGTTTGCTATATATAGTAGTCAAATAGCGGATCAGTTTATCTACTGTCTTTCACTTCCGTAAAATTAGAGGACCAGAATTATTCTGTTTTTCACGTCCCTACCAATGATGAAAATCGTTTTCTTGTTCGTTGCTGTCCTTTTTCAGGAGACCTCGGCAAACTTTCTGTGCTTCTGCAACTTCTTGCATCCCTATGGCTCCTACCTGTACGAGTGTCCATCCAGAAGCAGCCAGCTTATAGGGATCATCTACCCCCCGGAAAACACTGACCACTATGTGGACCTGTCCTCGCCCCACTGTGTGGCCGCATTTAACGCCCAGGCTCCCCAGGGGTGGGTGGCAATCTACTACAACAGCAACAACGTTAATaaggtatatatatatggcaGAAAATATGGATGACTAATTCGAATGACCATGTAACTCATGAACgttaattaatcatttaaaaggTTTGAATAAATAAGCAATGATTACATTGCAAAATTAAGTGAagttaattaaatgtgtattttaattataatacttTAATGTTGTTAagatttgtcatttttttctccGTTACCATAGTAACGGATAACACTGTCAACAGATTTATGGCGTCATGTCATTTTAAATCAGTTTATATGCAGGCAATGAAATATTaagtaatattttacaaaatgaatcaCTGCATAGTATTTTATTTCACATGAATAGACAGTCCTACAGAAGACAAATATTTACTTGATTTATTTCGTCCATTCATTTGATGTTAATCGCCATTAGGCGTTGGGTCAAAAGTTAAGGTGGCATGGGACATAATTAGATTTCAACGTGGATAAGAAGTCTTacatcatattcaaaatattataagtgctgttttaaaactttttcaaaGTTTCGAAtggtacatttttttaaacatgaaatgcattttgaattttcttatggttttgttttaaatctgtgcaagaaaaaatttgaaaataacattttttaatcggCATATTATCCTACGTAATGGGTCTCAAACTGTTATCCAATAGCATGTCTGTTACATACACAGTTTGGTTATAACAACACCTAAGTTTTCTCCCAAGGAACAAGTACGACTTGCACATCTGAGATTTCCTTCCACATATTTGTTAATCATACTTTAAAACAATTAGCTTAGTGCAGTATCCATAGCAACTAATCAATACTATAGCAAATACTCTATTTTTCTGAATGTTtaggaagatttttttttatattgtaatatattggAATCCACGTCTCAAACTGATGATcgttttatcaatttttgttgataaaatgtaGTCAGCAAACCAAAAGCATGGTACTGTTTGCTATGTTCTTATTTAGGTCAGACTACACGTTCCTTAATTTTATAATACTTTGTCCAGGAATTTCTTATTGATTTACCACTACGTTGACAAGCGTTCTTGCAAAagattagggtaccttaccagacATTAGTGCAagatactagagtatgcaatgtCCTATATAATCTTActaaaaatacacttgaattgctgatgtaaatttttttggcataaatatatatattttaaaaatttcaatgatattaaaaatgataatagatACAagtaataaatgattttatttggtatttatttatttggccgttgaaaatttgaaatataatcatCATTTTTCGAGGAACGTGTTGTCTGACCTTAGAAATCTTCAAATATTTCCtgaaacaattataaatacaaGTCGATTTAATCtacatgtgtttttaaaaaattcctgACAAGCAATCTAAAATAGGAAACATGCTTATTTCTcactttaattgttttattagaCTGATTTAatgagaaatctttaaaacggACAAAGCTGTTTTAAGAAGAGTGTTCAATTAAACTGAAAAAACAAGCCATTTTTTCTATCTCTGTCACACAGATTTAAACTGTATGCGTTTAATTATTCAACATGTGGGTAATGTATTACTAGATTTCGTTTAATAAAACACAAAGAATATGAAAGAACATATACTTACTGTTACTCTGAATTGAACTGCCAAATAAgtgtttctgtttattttttcaaagtaatattaTCAACTTGCATATAATGAGATAGTAGTCtattaattaaatgtatgtACACTTATTATATAGATAGATGATTAACAAAATTTGTTTCAGCTCGGCTACATGTTCAAAGATTCGGGCTTTCTCGATAGGCAATGCCCGGGTACCCTCAGCTTCAATGTGCGTAAGTATACTAGCAATACATACAAATTCATAGTCATGCCGATtccattgtatacatgtaaccaCTATGAAATATCCGTTTACATAATAGTATGTAAAAcgtttgttttgttctttttttccaGAGAATGTTGTGAAATCTGATAAATGTACTCACCATATCGGACCGATTCCAGGTGAGACGTGCATGGTTTCTtatatcaagatttttttatttctattatatcCACGGCATCAGTATTTTattagtctgtcccaagatatttttgcagcatatttacttaaattattcaatatttataaatacctcttgatttagacgatgttcattcaatagtataaaaaaaacccaataatcCCCTTTTGAAACGTTctctctagcttgtcaggtttcaatacacggcttaaaatagaaagtctacgggaattttgcattgcatcagccataattaagcccggatgataacgttgaaaaagtATGCGAGGTATTacgagtgacttccgaatggtgaaaagatgtcaacattcatcattataaatctccgtaggaaatctgttttcgttcctgtgaatttttacgagggaaaaatgataatgtggaATGAAGTAACATGTATCTTGGAAATATTCCCTTTCATCcatttcaattgcacttttttcacaggtatgtgtatttttaataaaaatcgtcTAAATATGcggcataaatatcttgggacagacttatACCAAAGATCATGACATTTAATTACCGTCCactgcaggcatgttcacgaagctaTCTTAGGACTATGGTGTGTCCTAAGTACATCTTAGGATACGTCTTAGTCTTA is part of the Magallana gigas chromosome 3, xbMagGiga1.1, whole genome shotgun sequence genome and harbors:
- the LOC105324864 gene encoding uncharacterized protein, coding for MKKQHFILAVAFICMLLGIVHFYMRGRSVSKYSALNLDHGRSREKAEGHVEAEERRYIQEGNPFDLGAAKIEVLSTTARKTTTTTPTTKKTTVQLRPEETNKSVNKVEKQANQKAENLKSSDITLTNTDQIKKLETTLEKIKNLSLPVLKANLSKQLEESKIKEKSAATTKHNEQKSLMSDVRIYNWNGSWSLSPMCEGVKVKDFQEATLNTLSGQTPIFVYSETQDKYVSHDIIRTGRWEHHLAVPMVKLLQEDPSLTFLDIGANIGAFTLEMAKLGRKTIAVEPLIDNIKRLCCSVHKGKLGDLVTIIANAISSRHMQVTLGKDLNNVGGTFVNQENPVKKAQIVMNGEYANPVNTILLDDILGLPDKPSRVVIKMDVEGYEHFVLEGGTYFFKQVFVKAVFMEWTYSNNPSIRDSIIKFMVNRDFLPHALSMQDSLLESSYDRWPGNIVWINKSKN
- the LOC105324865 gene encoding uncharacterized protein; this translates as MPLLRLLSIALCVCVGLNKLKASALLLKTSTTQHACICNTNHPQLVIFECPDRTSQIIGFLYLQDSSFSVDLSPSHCKAIAPSVISPEGWFPVIHDRKVGFIRRDSGVNIQSCPGPDQTLNGIQPKPCQTFLVTVSPAAVTLTPHPVPQTTSPRMTPSKQSTTSPRATPVPSTSPRATPVPSTSPRATPVPSTSPRATPVPSTSPRATPVPSTQPPPTTSTTTTTTTKGTTTTSTTSTSSTSSPRPLPTTLAPPTTPQSSNTYDHTCNNVEVVIDLGKHEPIYHEHARPCSGGDSMNEAVLMKYCFAPKPSNWTQGRKVIEHCSDIPPYTPINMFGFGQNLVISGIFIKCTSATNFMIIHQKDCVGGLHLDTINIQNGSGMFYVIHW